A window of the Brassica napus cultivar Da-Ae chromosome A8 unlocalized genomic scaffold, Da-Ae chrA08_Random_13, whole genome shotgun sequence genome harbors these coding sequences:
- the LOC125594488 gene encoding protein SCAR3-like: KNYFTYKFDINGPGSCLKRYSDPTYFRRASNSLVKGNNKFQNNNMSCKIKKKKSSSRSRDMSRLASMANQNARKTLTSFSFSGQTSSSKSASTSDMEKRSDLQDHHSHTYDCLSTATSSLKAGEKQKGGLGSSSLTPGSCTIGSVLSECETEDEHDNLQFTPLQGQSAVGSSCVSWDEKAEIVEEPLGVQTDEASVVDALDEKATSYGEGTGRVDIENAESEPGLQQSNGIDEVKEMKAGSEIVREPRDSSEHETESEGECFVDALNSIESESENEQGLKTSLEAVSSPCGVTGERLEKSSNKVEESCRSMDNGYLNATDEMNHQDPLESDNRSRSPLNDVCTTSNITCGEDKIGFTVVPAPENSLSDSSNPLYHSEHQKSEAKVSGEVEAIKIWTNGGLLGLNPSKPPVLEVPSLDCKAEERTFGSAEAEKDKSDDLVEHVLDTSSLGTQNLTVDQRECHETSSYGVFGGLSQKLFTNSFRRRDSLSHDNRQALPATIPENDEVTTEKSRFGEQDKVLFREEAPIDWFASSPPLQHMKISLNPVDNTLQASRLKLKFSDEDNNSNNTFPSFQLLPEAATSLPDSCSDDDTFCMTSDIDYLSDYHSLSDSEQWEEHNDSHERKEHDSFHESTHVDNNGEPSSLDTEAENGCVALNFSYLQSPVEPLPPPFPPAQWMVSKTGSETISENKTTQSIQLQDALRFAFEKHTSSSIVNKEEPNTVASAPKPETKVHVKNNVKEDKQNANEKETDADDFLQQIRTQHVNLKPVVMTRTLSTAAAATTDPAINIKISAMLEKANSIRQAVASNDGDESDTWSDT; this comes from the exons TTAAAAACTACTTTACTTACAAGTTTGATATAAATGGTCCTGGATCTTGCTTGAAGCGATACTCAGATCCTACTTATTTCAGAAGAGCATCAAACAGCCTGGTTAAAGGAAACAACAAGTTCCAAAACAATAACATGAGTTGTAAAATTAAG AAGAAAAAATCTTCATCAAGGAGTCGAGATATGTCACGTCTGGCCTCAATGGCTAACCAGAATGCTAG GAAGACACTTACTTCATTTAGCTTCAGTGGACAAACCTCTTCTTCTAAATCTGCCTCAACCAGTGACATGGAGAAAAGATCTGATCTCCAAGATCATCATTCTCACACTTATGATTGCCTTTCAACTGCAACCTCTTCACTGAAGGCCGGAGAAAAACAGAAAGGGGGGTTAGGTTCATCCAGCTTGACACCGGGCTCTTGCACCATAGGTTCAGTACTCTCTGAATGTGAAACCGAAGATGAACATGATAATTTACAGTTTACTCCTTTGCAAGGGCAATCTGCTGTTGGCTCTTCTTGCGTTAGTTGGGATGAGAAAGCAGAGATAGTGGAAGAACCTCTTGGTGTGCAGACAGATGAAGCATCTGTTGTGGATGCACTAGATGAGAAAGCAACAAGCTATGGAGAAGGCACTGGTAGAGTTGATATTGAAAACGCGGAATCAGAACCAGGACTACAACAAAGTAATGGGATTGATGAGGTAAAGGAGATGAAAGCTGGTTCAGAGATTGTGAGAGAACCGAGGGATAGTAGTGAACATGAGACTGAAAGCGAAGGGGAGTGTTTTGTTGATGCGCTTAATAGTATTGAATCGGAATCTGAAAACGAGCAAGGTCTCAAAACTAGTCTAGAGGCAGTGAGCAGTCCATGTGGTGTTACCGGTGAGAGGTTGGAGAAGAGTTCCAACAAAGTTGAAGAGTCTTGTAGATCGATGGACAACGGTTATTTAAATGCAACTGATGAAATGAATCATCAAGATCCATTGGAGAGTGATAATAGAAGCCGTTCACCGCTCAATGATGTTTGTACAACAAGTAACATTACCTGTGGAGAAGATAAAATCGGTTTTACAGTTGTTCCGGCTCCTGAGAACAGTTTATCTGATTCATCAAACCCCTTGTATCATAGTGAACATCAAAAGTCAGAAGCTAAGGTTTCTGGTGAAGTTGAAGCAATTAAAATATGGACTAATGGAGGTCTATTGGGACTGAACCCATCGAAACCTCCAGTCCTGGAAGTGCCAAGTCTGGATTGCAAGGCCGAGGAAAGGACATTTGGTTCTGCAGAAGCTGAAAAAGATAAATCAGATGATCTAGTTGAACATGTTCTGGATACTTCAAGCTTAGGGACTCAAAATCTAACTGTAGACCAGAGAGAGTGCCATGAGACTTCTTCTTACGGAGTCTTTGGTGGACTGAGCCAAAAGTTATTCACTAATAGTTTCCGCAGAAGAGATTCATTGTCTCATGATAATAGACAAGCTTTACCAGCAACTATTCCAGAAAATGATGAAGTGACTACAGAGAAGAGCAGGTTTGGTGAGCAAGATAAGGTTCTCTTCAGAGAGGAAGCTCCTATTGATTGGTTTGCATCGTCTCCACCTCTTCAACACATGAAAATATCTCTCAATCCCGTTGACAACACCCTTCAGGCGTCAAGGCTGAAGCTGAAATTTTCAGATGAGGACAACAACAGCAATAATACATTTCCTTCCTTTCAGTTGCTTCCAGAGGCTGCTACTTCCCTTCCTGATTCTTGTTCAGACGACGACACTTTCTGTATGACTTCAGACATTGATTATCTTAGCGATTATCACTCCTTGTCAGATTCTGAGCAGTGGGAAGAACACAATGACAGCCATGAAAGAAAAGAGCATGATTCTTTCCATGAAAGTACGCATGTAGATAACAATGGTGAGCCTTCTTCTCTAGACACTGAAGCAGAAAATGGTTGTGTGGCCTTAAACTTCTCTTACCTCCAGAGTCCTGTTGAGCCTTTACCACCGCCGTTTCCACCTGCGCAATGGATGGTTTCTAAAACAGGATCAGAAACAATATCTGAAAACAAAACAACTCAGTCCATACAACTACAAGACGCTCTCAGGTTTGCGTTTGAGAAGCATACTTCATCGTCTATAGTCAACAAAGAAGAGCCTAACACTGTGGCTTCGGCTCCTAAACCAGAAACTAAG GTCCATGTGAAGAATAATGTGAAGGAGGACAAACAAAATGCTAACGAAAAAGAGACTGATGCTGATGACTTCTTGCAACAAATCAGAACACAA cATGTCAACCTGAAACCTGTGGTTATGACAAGGACTTTATCTACTGCTGCTGCTGCAACAACTGACCCTGCAATAAACATTAAGATCAGCGCCATGTTGGAGAAAGCAAACTCAATACGCCAG